DNA from Sphingomonas sp. R1:
GAAGCTTGCGAGCCGATGTGCGTCCCCATTGAAAAGGCGCAGCGGCTTTGGTGACTAGCCGTCGACAACCAGGCCAAGGCGGTGAATATCCTGACATAGCGTATCACGAACGTAAGCATACTGTACGGTACGGAACGGTGGCCTGCCGATCAGATTATACATTGCATGCAAGATCTGCAGGAAGTCAGCAATATATACCGTACTGTCGTTCTGAATATTGACAGTAAGCATTGGCTAATGCCGATGCCTACTAGCAGAAGCGGTTCAAGGATGCGAAGGATTCAGTAGCTCCATTTTACGATCATTTCGTTTCCAAAACAAGTAACACGTTCGTTTTTGCGACCGGCAATAAAATTGCCCCTCTCGCGCTGGTCAACACCAGCGGTTGATATCGCGCTTCCTGCACGCTTCGTCAGAGGATGATTGACAAAACAATAACTTACTATAGATTTGCTTGAATCAGAATAACTAGTTTTGTTTCATTATGCAAGCGGAGCAGGTGGGTCTGCTCCAAAATCGTCGAGCGTGAGAGAGGGTGGCGGCAGCCGCACGGGCGTGCGGGGCTGCAACGCGGAAGCCTTGCCGCCGTAATCCCCCTATTTAAGTGGCATGGCAAAGTTCCTGCAGCGCGATGGCGCTAGATCGCCACATCCGCTGAGCGATGCTGCGTTCCTCGGGACCGCTGGCGCTGGCATAAATGGCCGTGGTCCGCATGTCCGCGTGACCTAGCCATCGCTGCACAAGATTAAGCGGGACTTGGGATTGAATCGCCGTTACCCCAAAGGAATGGCGAAGACCTTTCGGCATTGCCTGTGACCCGTTGATACCCGCCACATCCATTACCTTGCGGATTCTACGATACGCGGTGACGCGTGAAAATTCCCAGAGATGCACAGAACAACGCGGGTCTTTCATTGCATCTCGAAGGTCATGTGCTTCGATGATTAGCTCGATAAGCTCCGAGGGAACGGGTACGCTTCTAAAAACGCCGCGCTTTCTTTTCTTGAGGCACTCGATAATTATCAGCCGGCCGGTAACATCGATGCTCCTAGTCGTGAGAGATAGGGCCTCTGAAATTCTGCACCCGGTCACTGACATTAGCCAACACAATGTAAACGTACTTTTATCGAAATTTTTAGCAGCCTTTAGGAAGGCATTTCGCTCGGAAGCAGTCAGATATTTTCGCTGCCCATGCGTGTCGTAAATAAGATGCTGCATAATATTCGACCCAAGTTTCGGTTTTGGCTTCATGGCAGGCGGCGCGCGTAAGCCGCAATCGTCCAACCATGCAACAGAACTAGTTATTTCGTCTCGCCAAGGGGGGAGGGCCTCCCACGAAGCGGCGGGAGCGAAGATGCGCGGTGATGGAGGCAGGCGGCGTTTCGGCGCCAGGCGAAATGTCTGTGCCGACGCCGCTCGTTCTTCGGCGCTGGCGATGATTCGCTCGTCTAGTGCGGCGTGGCTTGCATTGGCGGTTGTTGTTCACGTGGACAATCTAAAGGCGATCCGGGCGGCCTCCGGGGAAAATGTTGCCTTGGAGGTCACGGAGGCCGTCTGGCGTGCAGTGCAGCTTCGCCTGGTGACCGCTTCCGATGTGGTCGCTGAGCGCGTGATCTGGTCGCCGGAAGAACTGTGCTTTGTCGTGCGTGCTGCGACCGACATAGGCAGTGCATCGAATGATGCCCTCCGCGCGCAGGTTTGTTCTTGGTTGCTGGATGTCGGCTGTCGGCCCTTATTCGTGTCCGGCGCGGTCCTGCAGGTGGCGCTCTCGTGGAATGCGACTGTCGCCGAGCGAGGGTCGGGGGATAGGGACGTCCTGCATCTCCTGCTGATCGAGGCGCGCCAAACTCTGGCGCGTTCGAGTGGCAGCCCCACGACGCAGTCGTTGGATCCTGAGGACGCCCGTCGCGACATGGCGGCGGCGGTGGCGCACTATGCGGAACTCGTCTCCGGCGAGCTGCAATTCGCCTGGGCGCCCGTCCGTGCGGTGGATGATGACGTGCTGCTGTATCTGCGCGCGGAGGTCGCAATCCCGGGTGTGGTCGGTCAGATCATCAACCGGGAGGCGGGGTATCGCGCACTGGAGCGGCTGCGCCTGGTGGCGATCTTTGACCATCTGCAGGTCCAGCGGGCGATTGACCATCTCGTGCGCGGCGGCGGGTGGGCGGTGTGTGTGTCGGTTTCGGCGACGAGCTTCCGGCGCTCTTCCTGGTGGGACCAGCTGTTGGCCCAGCTTGAGGGGCAACGGTTCATCGCCGAGCGCCTGCTTGTCGCCGTTGATTGCGAGCAGTTCGCGGTTTTCCTGGGTCCTGCCGCTGAGCTGGCGGATCGGCTCCGTCGCCTGGGCTGCAAGATTGTTCTGCTCGGCTTTGGCAGCGGACAGATTGCCTTGGCGGGGCTGCTGGCGCTGCGGCCCGATGTTATCACGCTCGATCCATTTTTGATCGAGCTGGCTGCGCGGGGCGGCCGGGATCTGGAGCTGTGTCGCCGGGTCGTTGCGCTTGCGGCCGTGCTTGCCCCGCTCGTGGTGGCCGAGGGCGTTGACACGTTCCGGCATGCTGCGGTGGCACTGGACGTGGGCGTGTCGTGGGGTTGCGGCGCCTTTTTCGGTGGGCCCAGGTGGCGCGGCCCTGGGGGGTATGCCGGTCGTCCGGGCCGCATTCCGCCATTTCAGTGGCAGGCCGGCGGCGCGGAGTGGGGCGCGTGAAGAGGCGCCCGGATCCCACGGATTTCGGCCCCGACCTCGACGGCGACAGGGCTGGGGTGTGGCGCGGCCTCTGTGTCGGGCTTCCCGCGTCGCTCCTGTTGTGGGGCGTGATCATCGTCGTTTGGCGCTTGCTGTCTTGAACCCGCCTCTTTTCGAAAAACTATTGGGGATTCTCGTATGAATGGTGCGGGCTGCACGTATGTATCGGTTCTCGCTCTTCTCCTTTCTTGGTCTGGGGTTGCCGAGGCGGAGGGGCGGGGGCAGGCAAAGGCGGAGCCGGCGCGGGCCGCAGCTAGCGTCGTGTCGCAGCCTGCCTCGCCGCAAGGTTCGTTGCCGCGCGCTGACGCTGGCGATCAATGGCTCGCGCCCAACGCTTTCCTAAACGCTGCGAACCAGATTTCGCGCCGTGCTGCGGCCGGTGAAGCCGCGAAGATCTACGACCAGGTTTCGCCGATTCTCAAGGCCCGCTTCACGCGCGAGGCCTTCGTTGCCGAATTGAACCAGCGCCTCGCCGGCAAGGTCGTTCAGCGCAACTGGCAGAATATCAGTCAGGTGATGGTTCAGAAGACCGGGAACGACGATCCTAATCAGACGGGCGAGTATGTCACCGTTACGATATTGGCTCTTCTAGAGAATTCTCCCTCGAAATTTTCAGTAAGAAAAGAAGTTCTTTCCTTCTTTCATGAGAAAAGTGGGGAGTGGCTATTGTCCGGTTATCAGATTGATCGTTTTTCAGGCGATCCTGAATCGAAAGAAAATAAATAGGTAGGTCGTCTCTAGTCATTATTGGCCAAGGAAACGTGTGAATAAAAGGGGTGCTTATATGAAATATGATGATCCAGAGAGGGGTTCTGCGGCAAGAGGTGTCACAGCTTCGAATGTTGGCCGCATCGTGGGCATCAACGGTGAGATGAGTAAGAACATGCGTCGCCGCGTAATGGCGATTCTGCGCCTCTCGTCGATGTACGTGGTGTTTGGGCGCAAGGCGAAGGTTGGGGCCATCGGCGCCCAGGGTGGCGTCAAGATGTCGTTCGCGGTCCCGAACGGTGCGGGCGTCAGGTCTGGCATGAACGGCGGCTTGACGGCGGGCTGGGCCGCTTTGGCTCCGGCACTCGTCTTCGCGGCGCCACTGCTGATGCCGACAGAGGCTTTTGCCCAGGCGGCGTTTTCAGGGATCTGCGTAACGGGTAGCACCGGGAGCTCCACTGACGTGGCGATTTTCGATAGCCGTGCGACTGGCATCGATAATAATCGGCCATGTACCGCCAATTTTGGTGCCCAGGCCGGCGACAGTTTGGTCCAGATTTATTCGAACCCCGGTGGCGGACCAAACGGGCCGCTCGTTCAGGTTGACGGCACGCAAAATACCATCGCTTTCGGCCTTAACGGTTTCGGCAATGTCAAGTTGGCGGCAGGTACGGATGTCACGACCGGCGCCGCTAGCATCACTATGAACGGTATCGCCGGACAGGCGCTCAGCTCTACCAGCACCTTCGCAGTCAACGGCGCGCAGCTGGCCAGTGTTTCGACGGGAATTTCCACCAGTCTGGCGTCGCTTTCGACCGGGGCTTCGCTGTCAAGTTCCTGGATCAGCTATCTATCGACTGGCCAATCGTCGCTGTCGACCGGACTGTCGAGCGCGAACACCAGCCTGGCGTCGCTGTCGACCGGGGCTTCGCTGTCAAGTTCCTGGATCAGCTATCTATCAACTGGCCAATCGTCGCTGTCGACGTCCACGGCAAGCGGGTTGACCGCTGCGAATGCAAGCATCACCTCGCTGTCGACGTCCACGGCGAGCGGGTTGACCGATGCGAATGCCAGCATCACCTCGCTGTCGACGTCCACGGCGAGCGGTCTGACCGCTGCGACCAGCGGGATCACCTCGCTGTCGACGAGTTTGGGCGCGACCAACAACAATGTAACGTCGCTGTCGACCTCGACCTCGGCCGGCCTGAGCACGGCGACCAGCGGGATCACCTCGCTGTCGACGGGGCTGGATACGACCAACAGCACCGTGACGGCACTATCGACCTCGACCTCGACGGGCATCAGTGCAGCGACCAGCGGGATCACCTCGCTGTCGACGGGCCTGGATACGACCAACAGCACCGTGACGGCGCTGTCGACCTCCACCTCGACCGGGCTGAGCGCGGCCAACAGCGGGATCACCTCGCTGTCGACGGGCCTCGACACGACCAACAGCACCGTGACGGCGCTGTCGACGTCGACCTCGACCGGGCTGAGCAGCGCGACCAGCGGGATCACCTCGCTGTCGACGAGTCTCGATACGACGAACAGCACCGTGACGGCGCTGTCGACGTCGACCTCGACCGGGCTGAGCAGCGCGACCAGCGGGATCACCTCGCTGTCGACGGGGCTGGATACGACCAACAGCACCGTGACGTCGCTGTCGACCTCGACCTCGACCGGACTGAGCAGCGCGACCAGCGGGATCACCTCGCTGTCGACGGGTCTCGATACGACGAACAGCGCCGTGACGGCGCTGTCGACGTCGACCTCGACCGGGCTGAGCGCGGCCAACAGCGGGATCACCTCGCTGTCGACGGGCCTGGATACGACCAACAGCACCGTGACGGCGCTGTCGACGTCGACCTCGACCGGGCTGAGCGCGGCGACCAGCGGGATCACCTCGCTGTCGACGGGGCTGGATACGACCAACAGCACCGTGACGGCACTATCGACCTCGACCTCGACGGGCATCAGTGCAGCGACCAGCGGGATCACCTCGCTATCGACGGGCCTCGACACGACCAACAGCACCGTGACCGCACTGTCGACGTCGACCTCGACCGGGCTGAGCGCGGCGACCAGCGGGATCACCTCGCTGTCGACGGGCCTCGACACGACCAACAGCACCGTGACCGCACTGTCGACGTCGACCTCGACTGGCCTGAGCACCGCCACCAGCGGGATCACCTCGCTGTCGACGGGGCTGGATACGACCAACAGCACCGTGACGTCGCTGTCGACCTCGACCTCGACCGGGCTGAGCGCGGCGACCAGCGGGATCACCTCGCTGTCGACGGGGCTGGATACGACCAACAGCACCGTGACGGCGCTGTCGACCTCCACCTCGACCGGGCTGAGCGCGGCCAACAGCGGGATCACCTCGCTATCGACGGGCCTCGACACGACCAACAGCACCGTGACGGCGCTGTCGACGTCGACCTCGACCGGACTGAGCAGCGCGACCAGCGGGATCACCTCGCTGTCGACGGGTCTCGATACGACGAACAGCGCCGTGACGGCGCTGTCGACGTCGACCTCGACGGGCATCAGTGCAGCGACCAGCGGGATCACCTCGCTATCGACGGGCCTCGACACGACCAACAGCACCGTGACGGCGCTGTCGACCTCCACCTCGACCGGGCTGAGCGCGGCGACCAGCGGGATCACCTCGCTGTCGACGGGCCTCGACACGACCAACAGCACCGTGACCGCACTGTCGACCTCGACCTCGACTGGCCTGAGCACCGCCACCAGCGGGATCACCTCGCTGTCGACGGGCCTCGATACGACCAACAGCACCGTGACGGCGCTGTCGACGTCGACCTCGACCGGGCTGAGCAGCGCGACCAGCGGGATCACCTCGCTGTCGACGGGTCTCGATACGACGAACAGCGCCGTGACGGCGCTGTCGACGTCGACCTCGACGGGCATCAGTGCAGCGACCAGCGGGATCACCTCGCTATCGACGGGCCTCGACACGACCAACAGCACCGTGACGGCGCTGTCGACCTCCACCTCGACCGGGCTGAGCGCGGCGACCAGCGGGATCACCTCGCTGTCGACGGGGCTGGATACGACCAACAGCACCGTGACGGCACTATCGACCTCGACCTCGACGGGCATCAGTGCAGCGACCAGCGGGATCACCTCGCTATCGACGGGCCTCGACACGACCAACAGCACCGTGACGGCGCTGTCGACCTCCACCTCGACCGGGCTGAGCGCGGCGACCAGCGGGATCACCTCGCTGTCGACGGGCCTCGACACGACCAACAGCACCGTGACCGCACTGTCGACGTCGACCTCGACTGGCCTGAGCACCGCCACCAGCGGGATCACCTCGCTGTCGACGGGCCTCGACACGACCAACAGCACCGTGACGGCGCTGTCGACGTCGACCTCGACCGGACTGAGCAGCGCGACCAGCGGGATCACCTCGCTGTCGACGGGTCTCGATACGACGAACAGCGCCGTGACGGCGCTGTCGACGTCGACCTCGACGGGCATCAGTGCAGCGACCAGCGGGATCACCTCGCTATCGACGGGCCTCGACACGACCAACAGCACCGTGACGTCGCTGTCGACCTCGACCTCGACCGGGCTGAGCGCGGCGACCAGCGGGATCACCTCGCTGTCGACGGGGCTGGATACGACCAACAGCACCGTGACGGCACTATCGACCTCGACCTCGACGGGCATCAGTGCAGCGACCAGCGGGATCACCTCGCTATCGACGGGCCTCGACACGACCAACAGCACCGTGACCGCACTGTCGACGTCGACCTCGACTGGCCTGAGCACCGCCACCAGCGGGATCACCTCGCTGTCGACGGGGCTGGATACGACCAACAGCACCGTGACGTCGCTGTCGACCTCGACCTCGACCGGGCTGAGCGCGGCGACCAGCGGGATCACCTCGCTGTCGACGGGGCTGGATACGACCAACAGCACCGTGACGGCGCTGTCGACCTCCACCTCGACCGGGCTGAGCGCGGCCAACAGCGGGATCACCTCGCTATCGACGGGCCTCGACACGACCAACAGCACCGTGACGGCGCTGTCGACGTCGACCTCGACCGGACTGAGCGCGGCCAACAGCGGGATCACCTCGCTGTCGACGGGGCTGGATACGACCAACAGCACCGTGACGGCACTATCGACCTCGACCTCGACGGGCATCAGTGCAGCGACCAGCGGGATCACCTCGCTATCGACGGGCCTCGACACGACCAACAGCACCGTGACGGCGCTGTCGACCTCGACCTCGACCGGGCTGAGCGCGGCGACCAGCGGGATCACCTCGCTGTCGACGGGTCTCGATACGACGAACAGCGCCGTGACGGCGCTGTCGACGTCGACCTCGACGGGCATCAGTGCAGCGACCAGCGGGATCACCTCGCTATCGACGGGCCTCGACACGACCAACAGCACCGTGACGGCGCTGTCGACCTCCACCTCGACCGGGCTGAGCGCGGCGACCAGCGGGATCACCTCGCTGTCGACGGGCCTCGACACGACCAACAGCACCGTGACCGCACTGTCGACCTCGACCTCGACGGGACTCAGTGCAGCGAACAGCGGCATCACCTCGCTATCGACCGGGCTGAGCACGACCGACAGCACCGTGACGTCGCTGTCGACCTCGACCTCGACGAGCCTCAGCACGGTCGCGAGCAACGTTGCCACGGTGTCGTCGGGCTTGGTGAGCCTGTCGACGGGCACGGCTACCGGCATAGCGTCGGTGTCGACCGGTTTGGCATCGCTGTCGACCACGACCGCGCAGGACTTCGCGTCGCTCAGCACGGTTCTAACGCCGATACTTGCCGCGGCCAGTGCTGGGACCCAAGTGGTTGCCTCGGTTGCAGGCGGCATGCAAAGTTCGACGTTGTTCCAGACGCGAGGCGCGAGCGGCGATACCGTTAAGATCGCCGACAGCGTTTCGTGCCGCCAGGTGGATGGTATCGACACCACTGCAACCGGGCTTTGCGCAGCGGCGGTCGCAGACGGCGCAACGGCCTATGGTTCGAACGCCAGAGCGGAGTCGACGAACGGAACCGCGATTGGCTTCCGCGCAGTTGCAACCGGGGCGGGCGCTACCGCAGTCGGCTATGGCAACAAGGCGGTCGGCAACCAGTCCATCGCGATCGGCTTCGCCAACGTGGTGACTGGCGCTCATTCGGGCGCGATCGGCGACCCGAATGTCGTCAGCGGCGATGGAAGCTATGCCGTCGGCAACAATAACACGGTCGCTTCCAATGGCGTCTTCGTGCTCGGCAACAACGTCAATGTTGCTGCCGGGAACGACGGTGCGGTCGTCCTCGGCGATCGCAGCACCGCAAGCGGACCGAACACGGTCTCGGTGGGCTCGGAGAGCCAGACTCGAAGGATAACCAATGTTGCGGATGGCATTGCACCGACGGATGCGGCGACGGTCGGGCAGCTCGAGCGTTCAAACATGATGCTGGGCAACCAGATCGCCGGTGTACAGAACCAGGTATATGATCTGGCGCGATCGACGTCCTTCGGCATCGCCGGAGCCACGGCAATGTCGCTGATCCCGGACATCGACCCGGATCAGCGCGTCTCGATCGGCATGAGCGTCGCCGGCTTCAATGGATATCAGGCCGTTGCGCTTGGTATCACGGGCCGGGTTGGCGACAGCGTCAAAGTGAAAGCGGGTGCGTCTATCTCTGGAGGCAAGTCGGTGTACGGCGCCGGCATCGCCTTCGGTTGGTAACCGCGCCGCTGCTCCAGGACTTATAGTTCCCCCAAAAGTCCTGGAGCGGGGAAGTGCGAGGGCATGCCCCCCCCGCACTTCCCCATTTTCTAGCGACCCAACGTGAGTATCGCATGCGCATTGGCATCTCTATCTTCACCCAAGCCGGACAGAATATCTGGAACAACGGCATCGGGCAGAATGTCTATCACTTGGCGACGCTGTGCGAGCAGCTTCCGTTCGTAGAAGCTGTTTACCTGCTGAATTGCGGAGATAGCGACACGGCGCCTGACGGATCTGGAGAAGCAGGCGCGCGTTTTCCGTTGTTGCCCCTCCGCGATGCGATCGACCTGATCGATGTCGCGATCGAATTGTCCGGCGCGATCGACCACGAATGGTTGGAGCGTTTTCGGGCGAGAGGTGGCCGTGCCGCCTACTACATTTGCGGCCAGCCCTATGTGTCGATCGTCGATCATACGACGTTCGGAGGCGTGGGGTGTTTCGTCACGCCCGAGCGGTGTGACGAAGTCTGGGTTCTAGAGAAGGATGCGACGTTCGAGGCGATGGTGCGTAGTATCCACCGTTGCCCCGTTTCGGTCGTGCCATATCTCTGGGCACCGAATTTTCTCCGGGATAGCTTTTTTCATGATGGAGAAAGGTTTGGATACCGCCAAGGAACACTGGCCAACCAAAAGGCAAGGGTGGCAATTTTCGAACCCAATATCTCTCCGATCAAGATGGGGGTTCTTCCGTTCCTGATCGCAGAGGAGGTTGAACGGGCCGATTCTTCAGTGATCGGTGCCGTGGACTTCATGAACACGATTCAGTTTTCCAATCACAACACGTTCAAGGCGTTGGTTGGGAGCAGTCAGCTTTACAAGGGCGGCAAGGTAGCTCTGCACGGCAGGGATTATTTCTCACATGTCATGGGAAGGGGGGCGAATATCGTCGTCAGCCACCAGATCGAATGTTCGCAAAACTATCTGTACCTGGATGCGCTTGCGGGCGGATATCCTCTGGTTCACAATTCTCCGCTTTTCGCGCAGGTCGGATATTATTATCCGGAATCGGACGTCGCGGCTGGCGCCTTCCAGCTATTGCGGGCGTACCGTGAACACGACCGGGAACTGCCGGCCTA
Protein-coding regions in this window:
- a CDS encoding tyrosine-type recombinase/integrase; amino-acid sequence: MQHLIYDTHGQRKYLTASERNAFLKAAKNFDKSTFTLCWLMSVTGCRISEALSLTTRSIDVTGRLIIIECLKKRKRGVFRSVPVPSELIELIIEAHDLRDAMKDPRCSVHLWEFSRVTAYRRIRKVMDVAGINGSQAMPKGLRHSFGVTAIQSQVPLNLVQRWLGHADMRTTAIYASASGPEERSIAQRMWRSSAIALQELCHAT
- a CDS encoding EAL domain-containing protein, which produces MRGDGGRRRFGARRNVCADAARSSALAMIRSSSAAWLALAVVVHVDNLKAIRAASGENVALEVTEAVWRAVQLRLVTASDVVAERVIWSPEELCFVVRAATDIGSASNDALRAQVCSWLLDVGCRPLFVSGAVLQVALSWNATVAERGSGDRDVLHLLLIEARQTLARSSGSPTTQSLDPEDARRDMAAAVAHYAELVSGELQFAWAPVRAVDDDVLLYLRAEVAIPGVVGQIINREAGYRALERLRLVAIFDHLQVQRAIDHLVRGGGWAVCVSVSATSFRRSSWWDQLLAQLEGQRFIAERLLVAVDCEQFAVFLGPAAELADRLRRLGCKIVLLGFGSGQIALAGLLALRPDVITLDPFLIELAARGGRDLELCRRVVALAAVLAPLVVAEGVDTFRHAAVALDVGVSWGCGAFFGGPRWRGPGGYAGRPGRIPPFQWQAGGAEWGA
- a CDS encoding DUF4019 domain-containing protein: MNGAGCTYVSVLALLLSWSGVAEAEGRGQAKAEPARAAASVVSQPASPQGSLPRADAGDQWLAPNAFLNAANQISRRAAAGEAAKIYDQVSPILKARFTREAFVAELNQRLAGKVVQRNWQNISQVMVQKTGNDDPNQTGEYVTVTILALLENSPSKFSVRKEVLSFFHEKSGEWLLSGYQIDRFSGDPESKENK
- a CDS encoding YadA family autotransporter adhesin yields the protein MSLSTGTATGIASVSTGLASLSTTTAQDFASLSTVLTPILAAASAGTQVVASVAGGMQSSTLFQTRGASGDTVKIADSVSCRQVDGIDTTATGLCAAAVADGATAYGSNARAESTNGTAIGFRAVATGAGATAVGYGNKAVGNQSIAIGFANVVTGAHSGAIGDPNVVSGDGSYAVGNNNTVASNGVFVLGNNVNVAAGNDGAVVLGDRSTASGPNTVSVGSESQTRRITNVADGIAPTDAATVGQLERSNMMLGNQIAGVQNQVYDLARSTSFGIAGATAMSLIPDIDPDQRVSIGMSVAGFNGYQAVALGITGRVGDSVKVKAGASISGGKSVYGAGIAFGW
- a CDS encoding DUF2827 domain-containing protein, with amino-acid sequence MRIGISIFTQAGQNIWNNGIGQNVYHLATLCEQLPFVEAVYLLNCGDSDTAPDGSGEAGARFPLLPLRDAIDLIDVAIELSGAIDHEWLERFRARGGRAAYYICGQPYVSIVDHTTFGGVGCFVTPERCDEVWVLEKDATFEAMVRSIHRCPVSVVPYLWAPNFLRDSFFHDGERFGYRQGTLANQKARVAIFEPNISPIKMGVLPFLIAEEVERADSSVIGAVDFMNTIQFSNHNTFKALVGSSQLYKGGKVALHGRDYFSHVMGRGANIVVSHQIECSQNYLYLDALAGGYPLVHNSPLFAQVGYYYPESDVAAGAFQLLRAYREHDRELPAYTAAAASKIASLSPFDRHNLNAYARRLLSLASRRGGPQA